One part of the Drosophila teissieri strain GT53w chromosome 3R, Prin_Dtei_1.1, whole genome shotgun sequence genome encodes these proteins:
- the LOC122620805 gene encoding transcriptional adapter 2B isoform X1, with translation MTTIADLFTKYNCTNCQDDIQGIRVHCAECENFDLCLQCFAAGAEIGAHQNNHAYQFMDTGTSILSVFRGKGAWTAREEIRLLDAIEQYGFGNWEDISKHIETKSAEDAKEEYVNKFVNGTIGRATWTPAQSQRPRLIDHTGDDDAGPLGTNALSTLPPLEINSDEAMQLGYMPNRDSFEREYDPTAEQLISNISLSSEDTEVDVMLKLAHVDIYTRRLRERARRKRMVRDYQLVSNFFRNRNYALQQGLTKEQREFRDRFRVYAQFYTCNEYERLLGSLEREKELRIRQSELYRYRYNGLTKIAECTHFEQHAATATHRSAGPYGHGKTDHTQPSNGSHRPPSSSLHSPQPNLRKVEMSSGAEVSSNSIAPRNTLHIADPTCSGALLPSKNYLDSCRGSSAATMLQTTGMGTGMGVTVDSGATTGVTSTATTMANLPTNSAKGSQQHLQPLQQHPQLLQSGNQHKMQNEAAGGGSEQVPSMSLKLRTQLEELKHLPQPLGSELLSHNELDLCKKHNITPTTYLSVKTVCLSGAPSLGSPMETSLRKFFIKCGWLSH, from the exons ATGACCACAATTGCGGATTTATTCACAAAGTATAATTGCACAAATTGCCAGGATGATATTCAGGGCATTCGAGTGCACTGCGCGGAGTGCGAAAACTTCGATTTATGTTTGCAA TGCTTTGCCGCAGGTGCGGAAATCGGTGCTCATCAAAATAACCATGCCTACCAGTTCATGGACACGGGTACCTCCATATTGAGTGTATTTCGTGGAAAGGGGGCGTGGACGGCACGAGAGGAGATCCGCCTGTTGGATGCAATCGAGCAGTACGGCTTCGGAAACTGGGAGGACATTAGCAAGCACATAGAGACGAAGTCGGCGGAGGACGCCAAGGAGGAGTATGTGAATAAGTTCGTGAATGGCACGATTGGAAGGGCTACTTGGACGCCGGCTCAGAGCCAGAGACCCCGCCTTATCGATCACACAGGAGACGACGACGCTGGTCCTCTGGGCACCAATGCACTGTCCACCTTGCCTCCATTGGAAATCAACTCGGATGAGGCCATGCAGCTGGGCTACATGCCCAACAGGGACAGCTTCGAGCGGGAGTACGATCCCACGGCAGAGCAACTGATCTCCAACATCTCGTTAAGCTCTGAGGATACGGAGGTGGATGTGATGCTTAAGCTGGCCCACGTGGACATCTACACCCGCCGACTTAGAGAGCGAGCTCGCAGAAAACGGATGGTCAGGGACTATCAGTTAGTATCAAATTTCTTCCGCAACAGAAATTACGCTCTGCAACAAGGTCTCACAAAGGAGCAGCGCGAGTTCCGCGACAGATTTCGGGTCTACGCCCAGTTCTACACTTGTAACGAGTATGAGCGGCTGTTGGGATCACTGGAGCGAGAAAAGGAACTACGCATTCGACAGTCAGAGCTATACCGATACCGGTATAATGGCCTGACCAAAATTGCGGAATGCACCCACTTCGAGCAGCATGCGGCAACAGCGACGCACCGCTCTGCAGGACCTTATGGCCACGGGAAGACC GACCACACGCAACCATCCAATGGAAGTCATCGGCCGCCAAGCTCTTCCTTGCACTCCCCACAACCGAATCTCAGAAAGGT CGAAATGTCAAGCGGCGCCGAGGTAAGTTCAAATTCAATCGCACCAAGAAACACGCTCCACATCGCCGACCCGACCTGCTCCGGCGCATTATTGCCCAGCAAAAACTACTTGGATAGCTGTCGGGGATCGTCGGCAGCTACGATGCTGCAGACGacgggaatgggaacgggaatgggGGTAACAGTGGACTCGGGAGCGACGACGGGAGTGACTTCCACGGCTACGACGATGGCGAATCTGCCAACGAACTCGGCGAAGGGAAGCCAACAACATCTgcagccgctgcagcagcatcctCAGCTCCTGCAAAGCGGCAACCagcacaaaatgcaaaacgagGCCGCCGGCGGAGGCAGTGAGCAGGTGCCCAGCATGAGCCTAAAATTGCGCACCCAGCTGGAGGAACTGAAGCACCTGCCTCAGCCGCTGGGCAGTGAACTGCTCAGTCACAACGAGCTGGATCTGTGCAAGAAGCATAATATTACGCCCACCACCTACCTCTCGGTTAAGACTGTTTGCTTGAGCGGGGCACCATCGCTGGGCAGTCCTATGGAGACTTCGCTGCGCAAGTTCTTCATCAAGTGCGGCTGGCTGAGCCACTGA
- the LOC122620805 gene encoding transcriptional adapter 2B isoform X2, translating into MTTIADLFTKYNCTNCQDDIQGIRVHCAECENFDLCLQCFAAGAEIGAHQNNHAYQFMDTGTSILSVFRGKGAWTAREEIRLLDAIEQYGFGNWEDISKHIETKSAEDAKEEYVNKFVNGTIGRATWTPAQSQRPRLIDHTGDDDAGPLGTNALSTLPPLEINSDEAMQLGYMPNRDSFEREYDPTAEQLISNISLSSEDTEVDVMLKLAHVDIYTRRLRERARRKRMVRDYQLVSNFFRNRNYALQQGLTKEQREFRDRFRVYAQFYTCNEYERLLGSLEREKELRIRQSELYRYRYNGLTKIAECTHFEQHAATATHRSAGPYGHGKTLHCIINAPNNERSNGSIRQCLTTGPHATIQWKSSAAKLFLALPTTESQKGRNVKRRRGKFKFNRTKKHAPHRRPDLLRRIIAQQKLLG; encoded by the exons ATGACCACAATTGCGGATTTATTCACAAAGTATAATTGCACAAATTGCCAGGATGATATTCAGGGCATTCGAGTGCACTGCGCGGAGTGCGAAAACTTCGATTTATGTTTGCAA TGCTTTGCCGCAGGTGCGGAAATCGGTGCTCATCAAAATAACCATGCCTACCAGTTCATGGACACGGGTACCTCCATATTGAGTGTATTTCGTGGAAAGGGGGCGTGGACGGCACGAGAGGAGATCCGCCTGTTGGATGCAATCGAGCAGTACGGCTTCGGAAACTGGGAGGACATTAGCAAGCACATAGAGACGAAGTCGGCGGAGGACGCCAAGGAGGAGTATGTGAATAAGTTCGTGAATGGCACGATTGGAAGGGCTACTTGGACGCCGGCTCAGAGCCAGAGACCCCGCCTTATCGATCACACAGGAGACGACGACGCTGGTCCTCTGGGCACCAATGCACTGTCCACCTTGCCTCCATTGGAAATCAACTCGGATGAGGCCATGCAGCTGGGCTACATGCCCAACAGGGACAGCTTCGAGCGGGAGTACGATCCCACGGCAGAGCAACTGATCTCCAACATCTCGTTAAGCTCTGAGGATACGGAGGTGGATGTGATGCTTAAGCTGGCCCACGTGGACATCTACACCCGCCGACTTAGAGAGCGAGCTCGCAGAAAACGGATGGTCAGGGACTATCAGTTAGTATCAAATTTCTTCCGCAACAGAAATTACGCTCTGCAACAAGGTCTCACAAAGGAGCAGCGCGAGTTCCGCGACAGATTTCGGGTCTACGCCCAGTTCTACACTTGTAACGAGTATGAGCGGCTGTTGGGATCACTGGAGCGAGAAAAGGAACTACGCATTCGACAGTCAGAGCTATACCGATACCGGTATAATGGCCTGACCAAAATTGCGGAATGCACCCACTTCGAGCAGCATGCGGCAACAGCGACGCACCGCTCTGCAGGACCTTATGGCCACGGGAAGACC CTCCACTGCATAATAAACGCGCCAAACAACGAGCGTTCGAATGGTTCTATAAGACAATGTTTAACCACAGGACCACACGCAACCATCCAATGGAAGTCATCGGCCGCCAAGCTCTTCCTTGCACTCCCCACAACCGAATCTCAGAAAGGT CGAAATGTCAAGCGGCGCCGAGGTAAGTTCAAATTCAATCGCACCAAGAAACACGCTCCACATCGCCGACCCGACCTGCTCCGGCGCATTATTGCCCAGCAAAAACTACTTGGATAG
- the LOC122620095 gene encoding CUE domain-containing protein 2 → MTNLEKQHEMVKRSLVQFISGHIPGADFSVVDEIVLSYIISILEEASQDPCFDVEGFVEMMGAYFEKFSTIDQGIICDWIYKLANELTDMEKNQENPDAVNLSLNSLSLSSIIPESKLRARNSSTSEKDELSSNSSSSGGCGGNKRSQHLSETSDGGSTDSSSSTCDYFLDETEVLQEMFPDSAIAEIKHCIAISKGDIDSATQILLHRQETNQCITDKSLTTYIKKNVVVDDNELKNRIIARYSYVDKNATQREYKPVVPKMEPRKLVRYRDNKIVSLKGERYTEIKRDEDAELKKPKKQIQP, encoded by the exons ATGACCAATCTGGAGAAGCAGCACGAGATGGTGAAGCGCAGTCTGGTGCAGTTTATTAGCGGCCACATTCCGGGGGCCGACTTCAGTGTTGTGGACGAAATCGTGCTTTCGTACATTATTTCGATTTTGGAGGAGGCCTCCCAGGACCCGTGCTTCGATGTCGAGGGCTTTGTGGAGATGATGGGAGCTTACTTCGAGAAGTTTTCCACCATTGACCAGGGCATCATCTGTGACTGGATCTACAAGCTGGCCAACGAGCTTACCGATATGGAGAAAAACCAGGAAAACCCAGACGCCGTCAACTTATCGCTAAA CTCCCTGAGCCTCTCCAGCATTATTCCGGAGTCCAAGCTGCGTGCTCGCAACTCGTCCACTTCCGAAAAGGACGAGCTCTCctcgaacagcagcagcagcggcggctgtGGCGGAAACAAGCGTTCCCAACATCTTTCGGAGACTAGCGATGGAGGCTCTACCgacagctccagctccacttGCGACTATTTCTTGGACGAGACCGAAGTGCTCCAGGAAATGTTTCCAGATTCGGCAATTGCCGAG ATCAAGCACTGCATCGCAATTTCCAAGGGCGACATCGATAGCGCCACCCAGATCCTCTTGCATCGTCAAGAGACTAACCAATGTATTACTGACAAGTCGCTGACTACTTACATTAAGAAAAATGTAGTCGTCGACGATAATGAACTCAAGAATCGTATTATCGCTAG GTACTCCTATGTTGACAAGAACGCTACACAGCGTGAGTACAAGCCGGTGGTCCCGAAGATGGAGCCTCGCAAGCTGGTTCGCTACCGGGACAATAAGATCGTTTCGCTTAAGGGCGAGCGGTACACCGAGATTAAGCGTGACGAAGATGCTGAGTTAAAAAAACCCAAGAAGCAGATTCAACCGTAA
- the LOC122620304 gene encoding tether containing UBX domain for GLUT4 gives MDKRVTVLLPNGRRQNVNVTANMTLLEILETACSKHGFDAEEHCLKFHNKVVGLTQQFRFSGLPNNCVLEMEQTEKRRTLSNVLVCVQLNDGSRQQADFSPNDTIWLVVQKLCESHVNGYESPVIVYMRSEVIGQEQMRQTTLKSLGILEGRAMMRLIDKKPEELKTQANVYKAPAVKPRVDNDDQPSTSRSAMAAGGSGGGGGFALTSNMIKNLKRTAPEENASGSEPAKPTGEEKQEQQPQPEAPKYDWGSGSGYSMHHPPERKQAENEVEENPGRAPPLVRVIGPRQAVLFSLDESKKNADDLPDSFFDLTVNDLKMVLRDLKRTSTGDDDAPLLTAKLRELERQKTMLAKLNQYKDCVLRVQFPDRFVLQGIFKPHEPLSKVEEFVREFLVQPGEQFHLFTIPPKKVLPSDETLLELNFVPNAIVHFGFLKDSLNAVSNRFVKEQYMDQLTSEEGAHYAVQKYRLTRATAAGSS, from the coding sequence ATGGACAAGCGCGTCACAGTCCTGCTGCCCAATGGTCGGCGGCAGAATGTAAATGTGACGGCGAACATGACGCTGCTGGAGATTTTGGAGACGGCCTGCTCCAAGCACGGCTTCGATGCGGAGGAGCACTGCCTCAAATTCCACAACAAGGTGGTCGGATTGACGCAGCAGTTCCGTTTCAGTGGCCTGCCTAACAACTGTGTCCTTGAGATGGAGCAAACGGAAAAGCGGCGCACACTGAGTAACGTTCTTGTCTGCGTCCAGCTGAACGACGGATCCCGCCAGCAAGCAGACTTTTCGCCCAACGACACCATTTGGCTGGTGGTCCAAAAGCTCTGCGAGTCTCATGTCAATGGCTACGAAAGCCCCGTCATCGTCTACATGCGCAGCGAGGTCATAGGACAGGAGCAGATGCGCCAGACCACGCTGAAGTCCCTTGGAATCCTCGAGGGTCGCGCCATGATGCGTCTTATCGACAAAAAACCCGAGGAGCTTAAGACCCAGGCAAATGTGTACAAAGCTCCCGCTGTCAAGCCTCGGGTGGACAACGACGACCAACCCAGCACCTCCCGCTCGGCAATGGCAGCTGGTGGCagcggaggaggcggtgggtTTGCCCTTACCAGCAACATGATCAAGAATTTGAAACGCACGGCTCCTGAAGAAAATGCCAGTGGGAGTGAACCAGCGAAGCCCACAGGTGAGGAAAAACAAGAGCAGCAGCCTCAGCCGGAAGCACCTAAATACGACTGGGGTAGTGGTTCCGGATACTCCATGCACCACCCCCCGGAGCGAAAGCAGGCTGAAAACGAAGTCGAAGAGAATCCAGGCAGGGCTCCCCCACTTGTGAGAGTAATTGGGCCCCGTCAGGCTGTACTCTTCTCCTTGGACGAATCCAAGAAAAACGCGGACGATCTGCCGGACTCATTTTTCGACTTGACCGTCAACGATTTAAAGATGGTGCTCCGCGATTTAAAGCGTACTTCGACCGGAGATGACGACGCTCCCTTGCTGACGGCAAAGCTGAGGGAGTTGGAGCGCCAAAAGACCATGCTGGCTAAGCTTAACCAGTACAAAGACTGTGTGCTGCGCGTTCAGTTTCCCGATCGCTTCGTGCTCCAGGGCATCTTTAAGCCGCACGAGCCCCTTTCAAAGGTGGAGGAGTTTGTTCGGGAGTTTTTGGTCCAGCCAGGGGAGCAATTCCATCTCTTCACCATTCCACCGAAGAAGGTGTTGCCCTCCGATGAGACGCTCCTGGAGCTGAATTTTGTCCCGAATGCCATCGTGCACTTTGGGTTTCTTAAGGACTCGCTCAATGCGGTGAGCAATCGATTCGTGAAGGAGCAGTACATGGATCAGTTGACCTCCGAGGAGGGAGCGCATTATGCGGTGCAAAAATACCGCCTTACCCGTGCAACGGCGGCGGGGTCTAGTTAA
- the LOC122620000 gene encoding prolyl 4-hydroxylase subunit alpha-1: protein MYSLKFVMFIGFLSACIISCQGFAKSIRKKSYAASTMELMNLLEVEDKLVDNLNGYVETLKMKLNLMERSLTGMSTEHNEMKSDYELYLANPLNSFRLIHRLHTSWRKWYQYAFRSENNALVRIENAHLMRKLLPTSLDLEHACRGIDDLMSFYDLKPEELAAGNLAGYSQPDTELTGYDCLALGEFSVQSRKDVLAEAWFNLSLSRFDNIIDKYRAHKALAMLLAKNKQLTAAFHHLENKPEEVAPSNEVRHFEEELATVQNCPVVVQKPSRLHCRYNSTTTPFTRIAPLKMEELSSDPYMVVFHDVIYDSEIELMLNSSNFVLSLIDSGQESEVRASKDSYIVESKTLNDRITDMTGLSMERSDPFSLINYGIGGHYMLHHDYHNYTHTTRPKYGDRIATVLFYLGEVDSGGTTIFPRINITVTPKKGSAVFWYNLHNSGALNSETLHSACPVISGSKYVLTKWINELPQTFSTPCMKDSNLHPPQDV, encoded by the exons ATGTACAGCCTAAAATTTGTAATGTTTATTGGCTTTTTAAGTGCTTGTATAATTAGCTGCCAAGGGTTTGCCAAATCCATTCGAAAGAAATCGTATGCTGCCTCAACAATGGAACTGATGAACCTTCTGGAGGTTGAGGATAAACTGGTAGACAATTTAAATGGCTATGTGGAAacactgaaaatgaaattaaatttaatggaaaG ATCCCTAACTGGTATGAGTACAGAGCACAACGAAATGAAGAGTGACTATGAATTGTACTTGGCAAATCCACTGAACAGCTTTCGGCTAATACATCGCCTACACACTAGTTGGAGGAAATGGTATCAATATGCCTTTAGGAGCGAAAATAATGCATTAG TGCGTATTGAGAATGCCCATCTTATGAGAAAGCTGCTACCCACCTCATTGGATTTGGAACACGCGTGCCGCGGAATCGATGACTTGATGTCCTTTTACGACCTTAAGCCAGAAGAGCTGGCAGCTGGTAACTTAGCAGGGTACTCGCAGCCAGA TACAGAACTGACAGGTTACGATTGCTTAGCCCTCGGAGAGTTCAGCGTTCAAAGTAGAAAGGATGTTCTTGCCGAGGCTTGGTTTAATCTCTCTTTGAGTCGTTTTGATAATATAATCGACAAATACCGAGCGCACAAGGCGTTGGCAATGCTCTTGGCGAAGAACAAGCAGCTAACTGCAGCTTTTCACCACTTAGAAAACAAGCCAGAGGAAGTAGCCCCCAGTAATGAAGTCAGACACTTCGAGGAGGAGTTGGCGACTGTGCAGAACTGCCCGGTTGTGGTCCAAAAACCAAGTCGACTCCACTGTCGCTACAACAGCACCACGACGCCCTTCACGCGGATTGCCCCTCTGAAAATGGAGGAGCTGAGTTCGGATCCGTACATGGTGGTCTTTCACGATGTGATTTACGACAGCGAAATTGAATTGATGCTAAACTCAAGTAATTTCGTATTATCCCTGATTGATTCGGGTCAGGAGTCGGAGGTGAGAGCTTCGAAGGACTCATATATAGTAGAATCCAAAACCCTCAATGACCGGATAACCGATATGACCGGACTTAGTATGGAGCGCAGCGATCCATTTTCGCTGATTAATTACGGCATAGGTGGGCACTACATGTTGCACCATGACTATCATAATTATACGCACACG ACCAGGCCAAAGTACGGGGATCGAATAGCTACTGTTTTGTTTTAC CTGGGAGAAGTTGACTCGGGTGGCACCACAATCTTCCCGAGGATTAATATTACCGTTACGCCCAAGAAGGGATCAGCGGTCTTCTGGTACAATCTGCACAACTCCGGAGCTTTGAATTCGGAAACCCTGCACTCAGCATGCCCGGTGATAAGCGGTTCCAAATACG TACTTACGAAGTGGATAAACGAGCTGCCTCAAACCTTCTCTACACCCTGCATGAAAGACTCGAATTTACACCCACCGCAAGATGTATAA
- the LOC122619999 gene encoding mediator of RNA polymerase II transcription subunit 15 isoform X1: protein MNFFVIGFLIMQAARLACGTCVLSSDFGFILDCNFKKSGLFRVRNLGGLKAHFGLGFSLGDELGFPESLGNTESDRRRAISYKNGAPPDLVGVLPSTQQQVNPPVQHPLPEKRISSRSTGAAPFNLQQVQQQQQLQLQQQKLQQQQLQQQIKLKQLLLLQQQQQQQQQQQQLMTEARPLPLGVPAFRPIPQKQLAATQPAAPSSTPAERRVAVDTPEPRVSVNNKLITSIDQPHSNRTFHVANPVVSQPVAVPVFQAMPQSIARIANVGKEHRTVSSHPNYLQFEEPKFDLKDVTVEELAAAANVTVDTIKHAIYVREQQLKAEHRAQLAAKLREEFMRTSTVRTTTTTTTTTTTTPRPQKSLAEHKVSKVMNAPKEYYPVGYDKNFDDNFKSKVDLPPTSFSCAKQKHFPGLYADTDLGCMVFHVCALTDDGMVRKSFLCPENTLFDQTILKCNWWFYVDCSSSTSVYDSNIPISKSYQLMKSLTYFSKFAGGQRHEQDGDKDENALDIDSLRESMEGVARRQEQAKKAELREEEQRRLPKEDHEHVVPAEAEQQLSN, encoded by the exons ATGAACTTTTTTGTGATTGGCTTTCTGATAATGCAGGCGGCAA GATTGGCTTGCGGGACGTGTGTTTTATCGTCCGATTTCGGTTTCATTCTCGATTGTAACTTCAAAAAGTCTGGACTGTTTCGTGTACGAAATTTGGGTGGCCTTAAGGCCCATTTTGGTTTAG GTTTCAGTCTGGGCGACGAGCTGGGCTTTCCGGAATCGCTGGGCAACACGGAGAGTGACCGCCGGCGGGCTATTAGCTACAAAAACGGAGCACCTCCCGACTTGGTGGGCGTACTTCCATCCACCCAGCAACAG GTCAATCCACCCGTGCAACACCCATTGCCAGAGAAACGGATAAGTTCACGGTCCACCGGAGCAGCGCCGTTTAACCTGCAGcaggtgcaacagcagcagcaactgcaactccagcagcagaaactgcagcaacagcagttgcagcagcaaataaAGCTGAAACAATTGCTGCttctgcagcaacaacagcagcagcaacagcaacagcaacagctcaTGACCGAGGCTCGTCCATTGCCATTGGGTGTTCCTGCCTTCCGACCCATTCCCCAGAAGCAACTGGCCGCCACTCAGCCCGCTGCTCCGAGTTCGACCCCTGCGGAGAGACGGGTGGCCGTGGATACTCCGGAGCCGCGGGTCAGTGTCAACAACAAGCTAATAACCTCCATCGATCAACCG CACTCGAATCGCACTTTTCACGTGGCCAATCCGGTGGTGTCCCAGCCAGTAGCCGTGCCGGTGTTCCAGGCGATGCCCCAATCCATCGCCAGGATCGCCAATGTGGGCAAGGAACACCGAACGGTGTCCAGTCACCCGAACTACCTTCAGTTCGAGGAGCCCAAGTTCGACCTGAAAGATGTTACCGTCGAGGAACTGGCCGCCGCTGCCAACGTAACAGTGGACACCATCAAGCACGCCATCTACGTCcgggagcagcagctgaaggcCGAACACCGGGCCCAACTGGCGGCCAAGCTAAGGGAGGAGTTCATGCGCACCTCCACTGTGAGGACTACGACCACGACGACCACAACGACAACCACTACACCGCGTCCACAAAAGTCGCTGGCGGAGCACAAGGTGTCCAAG GTAATGAACGCCCCTAAGGAGTACTATCCCGTGGGCTACGACAAGAACTTTGACGACAACTTCAAATCCAAGGTGGACCTGCCCCCTACGAGTTTCTCCTGTGCTAAGCAAAAGCACTTTCCGGGTCTCTACGCTGACACCGATCTTGGCTGCATG GTATTCCACGTATGCGCACTGACCGACGACGGCATGGTGCGTAAGTCGTTCCTCTGCCCGGAGAACACACTCTTCGACCAGACGATCCTGAAGTGCAACTGGTGGTTCTACGTGGACTGCAGCTCTAGCACCAGCGTCTACGACTCTAACATTCCCATCTCAAAGAGCTATCAGCTAATGAAGTCTCTCACGTATTTCTCCAAGTTCGCTGGCGGCCAGAGGCACGAGCAGGATGGGGACAAGGATGAGAATGCGCTGGACATCGATTCGCTGCGGGAGTCCATGGAGGGCGTGGCCCGGCGCCAGGAACAGGCCAAGAAGGCGGAGCTgagggaggaggagcagcgcaGGCTGCCCAAGGAGGACCATGAGCACGTGGTGCCAGCAGAGGCAGAGCAGCAGCTATCCAACTAG
- the LOC122619999 gene encoding uncharacterized protein LOC122619999 isoform X2, whose translation MTEARPLPLGVPAFRPIPQKQLAATQPAAPSSTPAERRVAVDTPEPRVSVNNKLITSIDQPHSNRTFHVANPVVSQPVAVPVFQAMPQSIARIANVGKEHRTVSSHPNYLQFEEPKFDLKDVTVEELAAAANVTVDTIKHAIYVREQQLKAEHRAQLAAKLREEFMRTSTVRTTTTTTTTTTTTPRPQKSLAEHKVSKVMNAPKEYYPVGYDKNFDDNFKSKVDLPPTSFSCAKQKHFPGLYADTDLGCMVFHVCALTDDGMVRKSFLCPENTLFDQTILKCNWWFYVDCSSSTSVYDSNIPISKSYQLMKSLTYFSKFAGGQRHEQDGDKDENALDIDSLRESMEGVARRQEQAKKAELREEEQRRLPKEDHEHVVPAEAEQQLSN comes from the exons aTGACCGAGGCTCGTCCATTGCCATTGGGTGTTCCTGCCTTCCGACCCATTCCCCAGAAGCAACTGGCCGCCACTCAGCCCGCTGCTCCGAGTTCGACCCCTGCGGAGAGACGGGTGGCCGTGGATACTCCGGAGCCGCGGGTCAGTGTCAACAACAAGCTAATAACCTCCATCGATCAACCG CACTCGAATCGCACTTTTCACGTGGCCAATCCGGTGGTGTCCCAGCCAGTAGCCGTGCCGGTGTTCCAGGCGATGCCCCAATCCATCGCCAGGATCGCCAATGTGGGCAAGGAACACCGAACGGTGTCCAGTCACCCGAACTACCTTCAGTTCGAGGAGCCCAAGTTCGACCTGAAAGATGTTACCGTCGAGGAACTGGCCGCCGCTGCCAACGTAACAGTGGACACCATCAAGCACGCCATCTACGTCcgggagcagcagctgaaggcCGAACACCGGGCCCAACTGGCGGCCAAGCTAAGGGAGGAGTTCATGCGCACCTCCACTGTGAGGACTACGACCACGACGACCACAACGACAACCACTACACCGCGTCCACAAAAGTCGCTGGCGGAGCACAAGGTGTCCAAG GTAATGAACGCCCCTAAGGAGTACTATCCCGTGGGCTACGACAAGAACTTTGACGACAACTTCAAATCCAAGGTGGACCTGCCCCCTACGAGTTTCTCCTGTGCTAAGCAAAAGCACTTTCCGGGTCTCTACGCTGACACCGATCTTGGCTGCATG GTATTCCACGTATGCGCACTGACCGACGACGGCATGGTGCGTAAGTCGTTCCTCTGCCCGGAGAACACACTCTTCGACCAGACGATCCTGAAGTGCAACTGGTGGTTCTACGTGGACTGCAGCTCTAGCACCAGCGTCTACGACTCTAACATTCCCATCTCAAAGAGCTATCAGCTAATGAAGTCTCTCACGTATTTCTCCAAGTTCGCTGGCGGCCAGAGGCACGAGCAGGATGGGGACAAGGATGAGAATGCGCTGGACATCGATTCGCTGCGGGAGTCCATGGAGGGCGTGGCCCGGCGCCAGGAACAGGCCAAGAAGGCGGAGCTgagggaggaggagcagcgcaGGCTGCCCAAGGAGGACCATGAGCACGTGGTGCCAGCAGAGGCAGAGCAGCAGCTATCCAACTAG
- the LOC122621375 gene encoding replication protein A 70 kDa DNA-binding subunit-like, which produces MNNNAIIPICSLGPTSFVSSSIKARVMWKSEITPWNNDGQDGEIFIMNLLDESGEITGVVFNNLVNVFHAPIQTGLVYIFSGFEVRQAEQRLKVSDNPYQVFLLGNTVVELSASDRIPREKYNFLPLSKVSSIPDMEPVDAIGICSEVRELDNRAGYFIREILLVDPDYTSVMLNLWEKQAVNFEGKPDDVIVVKGARAQTHNNEIKLNAGWYTNVQINPDNPEATSMLEWYNNQ; this is translated from the exons ATGAACAATAACGCAATAATA CCCATTTGCAGCTTGGGCCCAACGTCATTTGTTAGTTCATCCATAAAAGCCCGTGTTATGTGGAAATCAGAAATAACGCCATGGAACAATGATGGCCAAGATGGAGAAATTtttattatgaatttattGGATGAGTCTGGTGAAATAACAGGAGTTGTGTTTAATAACTTGGTCAATGTATTTCACGCCCCGATTCAAACAGGCCTGGTATACATTTTCTCAGGCTTTGAAGTGCGGCAGGCGGAACAGAGATTAAAAGTTTCAGATAATCCTTATCAAGTATTTCTTCTTGGAAATACTGTCGTAGAACTCAGTGCTAGTGACCGGATTCcccgagagaaatataatttcCTGCCGTTATCGAAGGTTTCTTCAATACCGGACATGGAGCCCGTCGACGCAATTGGAATCTGTTCGGAGGTTCGAGAGCTGGATAACAGAGCAGGTTACTTTATTCGGGAAATCTTACTTGTGGATCCTGATTACACGTCTGTCATGTTAAATCTGTGGGAAAAGCAAGCTGTGAACTTTGAGGGTAAACCTGATGACGTTATCGTGGTCAAAGGGGCGCGTGCCCAGACTCACAACAATGAAATCAAACTGAACGCTGGTTGGTACACGAATGTGCAGATTAATCCAGATAATCCAGAAGCCACTTCCATGTTGGAATGGTATAACAACCAATAA